A genome region from Nicotiana tabacum cultivar K326 chromosome 13, ASM71507v2, whole genome shotgun sequence includes the following:
- the LOC107776177 gene encoding uncharacterized protein LOC107776177, with amino-acid sequence MSRGWVIFMFLIAAIVLCSHHTVAAENAAIYSQARTTLPNCSNSDKSKINKCMTNTTSIDKCCPLFKRTIGTNCKCYRYAKDLDNQALITLQAYCDVNNPCKRVQRVVAEAVATISATPRPLPRLQPKCSATDEAKVKKCMTNTTSMDACCPTFRSILGRSCPCFAYAMLLDNLALITIQAYCDVSNPCKQVQVI; translated from the exons ATGAGTAGAGGGTGGGTAATTTTCATGTTCCTGATTGCTGCAATTGTACTTTGCAGTCATCACACAGTTGCTGCAGAAAATGCCGCCATCTATTCGCAGGCACGCACTACCTTGCCTAATTGCAGTAACAGCGATAAATCGAAAATAAATAAGTGTATGACAAATACAACCTCTATAGATAAATGTTGTCCATTATTTAAGAGGACAATTGGTACTAACTGTAAGTGTTACCGTTATGCCAAGGATTTGGATAATCAAGCTTTAATTACTCTTCAGGCTTATTGTGATGTCAATAATCCATGTAAGCGTGTCCAA AGAGTGGTAGCAGAGGCCGTTGCCACCATTTCTGCCACCCCCCGCCCGCTCCCTCGGCTACAGCCAAAATGCAGTGCTACTGATGAAGCAAAGGTTAAAAAATGCATGACAAACACAACCTCCATGGATGCATGTTGCCCAACATTCAGAAGCATATTGGGCAGGAGTTGCCCTTGCTTTGCTTATGCCATGCTATTAGATAATCTGGCTTTGATTACTATTCAGGCTTATTGTGATGTTAGTAATCCTTGTAAGCAAGTCCAA GTGATATGA